In Haloplanus rubicundus, one DNA window encodes the following:
- a CDS encoding FAD binding domain-containing protein has translation MFPSEFGYERAESVDEAITLLAEQEGQVEILAGGHSLLPTMKSGLASPDVVIDIGGIDDLHGVSRGDGVVEIGALTSYNTVADDETLHDAIPAVTQAAEVIGDVQVRNRGTVGGNLAHADPASDLPAAALAADATLHAEGRDGHRTIAADDFFTGLYGTALDDGELLTTVEVPTHDVGTYVKKPSPSSGYAMVGVSAVVEFEDGVVESARIAATGAVDHAMRLPVVEEELVGTTLDEDDISAAATHATDEIETFELMDDNQASAEYRSTLLEVYTKQAITGVADRSGTAP, from the coding sequence ATGTTCCCGTCCGAATTCGGTTACGAGCGAGCAGAGAGCGTCGACGAGGCGATCACCCTCCTCGCGGAACAGGAGGGCCAGGTCGAGATACTGGCGGGGGGGCACAGTCTCCTGCCGACGATGAAATCCGGCCTGGCGAGCCCGGATGTCGTGATCGACATCGGGGGGATCGACGACCTGCACGGCGTGAGCCGTGGCGACGGAGTCGTGGAAATCGGGGCACTCACCAGCTACAACACGGTCGCCGACGACGAGACGCTCCACGACGCGATTCCAGCCGTCACGCAGGCCGCCGAGGTCATCGGTGACGTGCAGGTGCGCAATCGCGGAACCGTGGGCGGCAATCTCGCCCACGCCGATCCGGCGTCCGACCTGCCGGCGGCGGCACTCGCCGCGGATGCGACCCTGCACGCGGAGGGCCGGGACGGCCACCGAACCATCGCCGCGGACGACTTTTTCACCGGCCTGTACGGAACCGCCCTCGACGACGGCGAGCTCCTCACGACCGTCGAGGTGCCGACACACGACGTTGGCACGTACGTCAAAAAGCCCAGCCCGTCCTCGGGCTACGCGATGGTCGGGGTGTCTGCAGTCGTGGAGTTCGAGGACGGCGTCGTCGAATCCGCGCGGATCGCCGCGACCGGCGCGGTCGATCACGCTATGAGACTCCCCGTCGTCGAGGAGGAACTCGTGGGGACGACCCTCGACGAGGACGATATCTCGGCCGCGGCGACACACGCGACCGACGAAATCGAGACGTTCGAACTGATGGACGACAATCAGGCGTCGGCGGAGTATCGCTCGACGCTCCTCGAAGTGTACACGAAACAGGCCATCACCGGAGTCGCCGATCGCAGCGGAACCGCGCCGTAG
- a CDS encoding XdhC family protein: MTAGDWSVPETEVLDAVGGAIDDQHAVLATVVDVVGNAYRRPGAKMVVADEGDGIGSITAGCLEDEVLAIAEDVVAEGRPRVERFDLTGDDDVWGLGVGCNGVIDILLEPLDDSYRPVVDAYERGEDIVVLTVVESDTSTARRGDRAYATRANGTLSFDASGWPDWLLDALDDPATKLLATETSDTLEFEHDGERVEVFVDAVTAPPELVIFGSGHDVAPVANLGSRVDFRVTVASFRGAAATSDRFPDADRVVSTSPATIRETIDFDENTYAVVMTHNFVDDHIALEELLDTPVPYIGLLGPRERFEEIRDEFRDGGVELSEADLERIFTPAGLDLGGGTPFHIAQSVVAEVTAIRFGREPAHLTEREGHIHERPSLE; the protein is encoded by the coding sequence ATGACTGCAGGCGACTGGAGCGTACCGGAGACGGAAGTACTGGACGCCGTCGGCGGCGCCATCGACGACCAGCACGCGGTGTTGGCAACGGTCGTCGACGTCGTCGGCAACGCCTACCGGCGCCCGGGGGCGAAGATGGTCGTCGCCGACGAGGGAGACGGCATCGGCTCCATCACCGCCGGCTGCCTCGAAGACGAGGTGCTCGCGATCGCCGAGGACGTCGTCGCGGAGGGACGCCCACGCGTCGAACGGTTCGACCTCACCGGCGACGACGACGTGTGGGGACTCGGCGTCGGCTGTAACGGCGTCATCGACATCTTGCTCGAACCCCTCGACGACAGCTACCGCCCCGTCGTCGATGCCTACGAGCGTGGCGAGGACATCGTCGTCCTGACCGTGGTCGAATCCGACACCTCGACCGCTCGGCGCGGCGACCGGGCGTACGCCACGCGGGCGAACGGCACGCTGTCGTTCGACGCGTCGGGCTGGCCGGACTGGCTGCTCGATGCGCTCGACGATCCGGCCACGAAACTGCTCGCGACCGAGACATCCGACACCCTCGAATTCGAGCACGACGGCGAGCGAGTCGAGGTGTTCGTCGATGCCGTGACGGCGCCGCCGGAGCTGGTGATTTTCGGCTCCGGTCACGATGTCGCACCCGTCGCGAATCTCGGCTCGCGCGTCGACTTTCGCGTGACGGTGGCGAGTTTCCGTGGCGCAGCCGCCACCAGCGACCGCTTCCCGGACGCCGACAGGGTCGTCTCGACCTCACCGGCCACCATCCGGGAGACGATCGACTTCGACGAGAACACGTACGCAGTCGTGATGACACACAACTTCGTCGACGACCACATCGCTCTCGAGGAGCTACTCGACACCCCCGTCCCGTATATCGGGCTACTCGGCCCTCGCGAGCGATTCGAGGAGATCCGCGACGAGTTCAGGGACGGCGGGGTGGAACTGAGCGAGGCGGACCTGGAGCGTATCTTCACGCCCGCAGGGCTCGATCTCGGCGGCGGGACGCCGTTTCACATCGCTCAGTCAGTCGTCGCCGAGGTCACGGCGATCCGATTCGGCCGCGAACCGGCTCATCTCACGGAGCGCGAGGGCCATATCCACGAGCGACCGTCGCTGGAGTGA
- a CDS encoding VWA domain-containing protein produces the protein MPDRDGTRVPDVAGVRDDVRSELITFVRSLRHAGVDVPANAAIVATRALVEVGFGDETRARAALRAALVGRPEDVGRFDRAFGEFWNRLTAHLSLVGAGESEHGADDGDPPGGHIASVGDQALPELDGDDPERDDATLDSTHDRAGGLGIAGDAETTENGTVATATYSPSGQPKRVSVTLSPSAGDEELLRAVDRLSRAVATERGRRWRPTPAGERADVRRSLRRSISTGGAILSVPKQRRTRTASRVLVLADVSRSVLDVVDRSFLLRWLRALRARARNCRVFLFDTDIKEVTAALDSGSTRAAVDALRDAETAWGGGTRIGHAVTTIRDEYADAVDRRTTVLIMSDGLEMGDVSELESGMAWLSRRAATVLWLNPLAAAPNYEPSAAGIAAALPSVDGLFAFTGPDDLTEMTRQLTRYGRGGAIGYEHDPRRGSRTQS, from the coding sequence ATGCCTGACCGAGACGGTACCCGTGTCCCGGATGTCGCCGGCGTTCGCGACGACGTGCGCTCGGAGCTGATCACCTTCGTCAGATCGCTTCGACACGCCGGTGTGGACGTACCAGCGAACGCGGCGATCGTCGCGACTCGGGCACTCGTGGAAGTTGGGTTCGGGGACGAGACGCGCGCACGGGCGGCGCTCAGAGCGGCACTCGTGGGACGGCCGGAGGATGTCGGCCGATTCGACCGAGCGTTCGGAGAGTTCTGGAATCGGCTGACTGCACACCTGTCGCTGGTCGGGGCCGGCGAGTCGGAACACGGAGCGGACGACGGCGACCCGCCGGGCGGCCACATCGCGTCCGTCGGCGACCAAGCGCTTCCCGAACTGGACGGCGATGATCCGGAGCGAGACGACGCCACGCTCGACTCGACACACGACCGGGCAGGGGGTCTCGGCATCGCCGGCGACGCCGAGACCACCGAGAACGGAACGGTGGCGACGGCGACGTACAGTCCCTCCGGACAGCCGAAGCGGGTGTCCGTCACCCTCTCGCCATCCGCCGGAGACGAGGAGTTGTTGCGCGCGGTCGACCGACTCTCGCGGGCCGTCGCGACCGAACGGGGGCGCCGGTGGCGACCCACCCCCGCGGGAGAGCGAGCGGACGTGAGGCGCTCGCTGCGACGGAGCATCTCGACTGGCGGTGCCATCCTCTCCGTCCCCAAACAGCGCCGGACGCGAACGGCGAGCAGAGTGCTCGTCCTCGCGGACGTGAGCCGGTCGGTGCTCGATGTCGTCGACCGGTCCTTCCTCCTGCGGTGGCTCCGGGCACTTCGGGCACGGGCACGCAACTGTCGCGTGTTCCTCTTCGACACCGACATCAAGGAGGTGACGGCCGCGCTCGATTCGGGGTCGACGCGTGCCGCCGTCGACGCACTCCGGGACGCCGAGACGGCGTGGGGCGGCGGCACCCGAATCGGTCACGCCGTCACGACGATTCGGGACGAGTACGCCGACGCCGTCGACAGGCGGACGACGGTTCTTATTATGAGCGACGGCCTAGAGATGGGGGACGTGTCGGAACTCGAATCCGGAATGGCCTGGCTTTCGCGTCGGGCCGCGACGGTGCTGTGGCTGAATCCGCTCGCCGCCGCCCCGAACTACGAACCGTCCGCCGCCGGCATCGCCGCCGCGCTGCCATCCGTCGACGGCCTGTTCGCATTCACCGGACCGGACGACCTCACGGAGATGACCCGTCAGCTCACCCGATACGGCCGTGGAGGCGCGATCGGCTACGAACACGATCCCCGACGCGGGAGTCGAACACAATCATGA
- a CDS encoding AAA family ATPase produces the protein MSENPFADTREPELRAAFDATDYVAGDDIVTTVLLALRLGRPLLIEGEPGAGKTELAKALADGFDTELVRLQCYEGLTAENALYEWNYTKQLLAVQADDHGVSGDDSVFTEEYLLERPLVRALSGDHDRPPVLLIDEIDRADEEFEALLLEVLSDFQVSIPELGTVSTDRPPAVVITSNRTRGLSDALKRRCLYLHVEPPSFEKERNIVERKVPELDGAVAAELCGVTQRLREEPFRKHPGVAETLDWARAVAELRAADDDDSLTPAEIEHTLGCLLKEVEDIERVDDTLLEALVDSARSARIEAGTG, from the coding sequence GTGAGCGAGAACCCCTTCGCCGACACGAGAGAGCCGGAGCTCCGGGCGGCGTTCGACGCAACGGACTACGTCGCTGGGGACGACATCGTGACCACGGTACTCTTGGCGCTTCGCCTCGGCCGACCGCTCCTGATCGAGGGCGAGCCCGGTGCGGGCAAGACGGAACTGGCGAAGGCACTGGCCGATGGCTTCGACACCGAGCTCGTTCGTCTCCAGTGTTACGAGGGACTGACCGCCGAGAACGCACTCTACGAGTGGAACTACACGAAGCAGTTGCTCGCCGTCCAGGCCGACGACCACGGTGTTTCGGGGGACGACTCCGTGTTTACCGAGGAGTACCTCCTCGAGCGACCACTGGTACGAGCGCTGTCGGGCGATCACGACCGACCGCCGGTGTTGCTTATCGACGAAATCGACCGAGCCGACGAGGAGTTCGAGGCGCTCTTGCTCGAGGTGCTGTCGGACTTTCAGGTGTCGATTCCCGAACTCGGAACCGTCAGCACCGACCGACCCCCGGCCGTGGTCATCACGTCCAACCGAACCCGCGGACTGAGCGACGCCCTGAAACGTCGGTGTCTGTATCTGCACGTCGAGCCGCCGTCGTTCGAGAAGGAACGAAATATCGTCGAGCGGAAAGTCCCCGAACTGGACGGGGCTGTCGCCGCGGAACTCTGCGGGGTGACCCAACGGCTCCGCGAGGAGCCCTTCCGGAAGCATCCGGGCGTCGCGGAGACGCTCGACTGGGCGCGTGCGGTGGCCGAACTCCGGGCCGCGGACGACGACGACTCGCTGACGCCAGCGGAAATCGAACACACCCTCGGCTGCCTGCTCAAGGAAGTCGAGGACATCGAACGGGTCGACGACACACTGCTTGAGGCTCTCGTCGACTCCGCTCGCTCGGCCCGTATCGAAGCGGGGACGGGGTGA
- a CDS encoding CoxG family protein, whose translation MEFDGTFTIEDVSAEEVWLSLSDPYMIKRSLPGCQFLTQVEEPDEVDFEALREEDADEDPTLLPDADPDVVKARGFETGQHYAALVEISVGSVSPSFRTAVTIDEWDFPAGSASGEGEASGSSFEMNSRMSITEHDDGVDIEWGAEADVFGRIAKMGQRVINPVANRVVNRFFGNMEEQLTAVAEEDSDGLRDRIRGMF comes from the coding sequence ATGGAGTTCGACGGGACGTTCACCATCGAGGACGTATCGGCCGAGGAGGTCTGGCTCTCCCTCTCCGATCCGTACATGATAAAGCGGTCACTGCCCGGCTGTCAGTTCCTGACCCAGGTCGAGGAACCAGACGAGGTGGATTTCGAGGCGTTGCGCGAGGAAGACGCGGACGAAGATCCGACGCTCTTGCCCGACGCGGACCCCGACGTGGTGAAAGCGCGGGGCTTCGAAACGGGGCAGCATTACGCGGCGCTGGTGGAGATTAGCGTCGGCTCGGTCAGCCCGAGCTTCCGGACGGCCGTTACCATCGACGAGTGGGACTTTCCCGCGGGCAGTGCCTCGGGCGAGGGCGAAGCCAGCGGCAGTTCCTTCGAGATGAACTCCCGAATGTCCATCACGGAACACGACGACGGGGTCGACATCGAGTGGGGCGCGGAGGCGGACGTCTTCGGTCGAATCGCCAAGATGGGCCAGCGGGTCATCAATCCGGTCGCGAACCGCGTCGTCAACCGCTTTTTCGGCAACATGGAGGAACAGCTCACGGCGGTTGCGGAGGAGGACTCGGACGGGCTCCGTGACCGTATCCGGGGGATGTTCTGA
- the msrA gene encoding peptide-methionine (S)-S-oxide reductase MsrA: protein MTDDHALATLAGGRFWCLEAPFEELAGVHAVTSGYAGGDVPDPTYEAVCSGSIGHAEVVQIEYDPDRIAYADLLEIFFALHNPTTKDRQGPDVGSQYRSAIFTHSDAQRETTEAVIDRLADEYDDPIVTEVEPLETVYPDDDYHANTPERAYCQVQIRPKMQKVRERFTERVTDD from the coding sequence ATGACCGACGACCACGCACTCGCGACGCTCGCAGGTGGTCGTTTCTGGTGTCTCGAAGCCCCGTTCGAGGAACTCGCGGGCGTCCACGCAGTAACCTCCGGCTACGCCGGCGGCGACGTGCCCGACCCGACCTACGAGGCAGTGTGTTCGGGATCGATTGGCCACGCGGAAGTCGTCCAGATCGAGTACGACCCCGACCGCATCGCCTACGCCGATCTGCTGGAAATCTTTTTCGCGCTTCACAACCCGACGACGAAGGACCGGCAGGGCCCGGACGTGGGATCGCAGTATCGCTCGGCCATCTTCACCCACAGCGACGCGCAACGCGAGACGACCGAGGCCGTCATCGATCGTCTCGCCGACGAGTACGACGATCCGATCGTCACTGAAGTCGAGCCGCTGGAGACGGTCTACCCCGACGACGACTACCACGCCAACACCCCCGAACGAGCGTACTGTCAGGTGCAGATCCGACCGAAGATGCAGAAGGTGCGCGAGCGGTTCACGGAGCGAGTGACCGACGACTGA
- a CDS encoding tRNA pseudouridine(54/55) synthase Pus10 has translation MSLLDDARRLAATGPVCDACLGRVFADRSFGLTNAERGRSLRVAAALDDDEPFDPVDIADCWVCEGRCATFDDWAERAAESVETIEFETYQVGTRTPPLIEENERLLREEVGADPDAGEPFKMEFNREVGKRVGRLTDTEVDFERPDVQFVLDVDADRVETTINSAFVYGRYRKLERDIPQTEWPCRECDGSGRQGSEPCDHCDGSGYLYDRSVEGLIAPLVEDVMDGVDAVFHGAGREDVDARMLGTGRPFVVEVKEPRRRDIDVERLESDVNAFAEGAVEVEGLRLATYEMVERVKRLDASKTYRAAVAFDDPVDADALADALDELDGATVEQYTPQRVDHRRANLTRTREVYAMSGELDDSTHATVEIHGAGGLYVKELVSGDDGRTEPSLAGLLGVGARVTDLDVLAVEGEDEPFEDDAYFI, from the coding sequence ATGAGCCTCCTCGACGACGCGCGCCGGCTCGCCGCGACCGGGCCGGTGTGTGACGCGTGTCTGGGGCGCGTCTTCGCCGACCGGAGCTTCGGGTTGACCAACGCCGAGCGCGGCCGGTCGCTCCGCGTCGCCGCCGCCCTCGACGACGACGAACCCTTCGACCCCGTCGACATCGCAGACTGCTGGGTCTGTGAAGGCCGCTGTGCCACGTTCGACGACTGGGCCGAGCGCGCCGCGGAGTCGGTCGAGACCATCGAGTTCGAGACGTATCAGGTCGGCACCCGCACGCCGCCACTGATCGAGGAGAACGAGCGCTTGCTCCGCGAGGAGGTCGGCGCCGACCCCGACGCGGGCGAGCCGTTCAAGATGGAGTTCAACCGCGAGGTGGGCAAACGAGTCGGCCGCCTGACCGACACCGAGGTGGACTTCGAGCGGCCGGACGTGCAGTTCGTCCTCGACGTCGACGCCGACCGGGTGGAGACGACGATCAACTCCGCGTTCGTCTACGGCCGCTACCGGAAACTCGAACGCGACATCCCCCAGACGGAGTGGCCCTGTCGGGAGTGCGACGGGAGCGGACGGCAGGGCAGCGAGCCCTGCGACCACTGCGACGGGTCGGGCTACCTCTACGACCGGAGCGTCGAGGGACTGATCGCCCCGCTCGTCGAGGACGTGATGGACGGCGTCGACGCCGTCTTCCACGGCGCCGGCCGCGAGGACGTGGACGCCCGAATGCTCGGCACCGGCCGCCCGTTCGTCGTCGAGGTGAAGGAGCCGCGCCGGCGCGATATCGACGTCGAGCGCCTCGAATCGGACGTGAACGCCTTCGCCGAGGGCGCCGTCGAGGTGGAGGGGCTTCGGCTGGCCACCTACGAGATGGTCGAACGCGTCAAGCGCCTCGACGCGAGCAAGACCTACCGCGCCGCCGTCGCGTTCGACGACCCGGTCGACGCGGACGCTCTCGCCGACGCCCTCGACGAACTCGACGGCGCGACGGTCGAGCAGTACACCCCCCAGCGGGTCGACCACCGGCGGGCGAATCTGACCCGCACCCGCGAGGTGTACGCCATGTCGGGCGAACTCGACGATTCCACCCACGCGACCGTCGAGATTCACGGCGCCGGCGGCCTCTACGTGAAGGAACTCGTCTCGGGCGACGACGGACGGACGGAGCCGAGCCTCGCCGGTCTGCTCGGCGTCGGCGCCCGCGTCACCGACCTCGACGTCCTCGCCGTCGAGGGCGAGGACGAACCGTTCGAGGACGACGCCTACTTCATATAG
- a CDS encoding DUF4112 domain-containing protein, which translates to MNTSRDSADGADADAPIVTVDADLDPATAADLRRLRDLSHLLDDSIRVPGTEFRVGIEPLIGLLPVVGDGFGLAVSAYVFAVATRTGVPRATLARIAFVLWLDAVVGSVPVLGDLFDAYWKANLRSTRLLEARLADPASAAADRRYLRRLAAVVVVLTLVVAAVLVTLAWWLVRTLGVSG; encoded by the coding sequence GTGAACACGTCGCGCGACTCCGCCGACGGCGCCGACGCGGACGCCCCCATCGTCACCGTCGACGCGGACCTCGATCCGGCCACGGCTGCCGACCTCCGGCGCCTCCGCGACCTGAGCCACCTGCTCGACGACTCGATTCGAGTCCCCGGCACGGAGTTCCGCGTCGGGATCGAACCTCTGATCGGGCTCCTGCCCGTCGTCGGCGACGGGTTCGGTCTCGCCGTCTCGGCGTACGTCTTCGCCGTCGCCACCCGGACGGGCGTCCCGCGGGCGACGCTGGCCCGGATCGCGTTCGTCCTCTGGCTCGACGCCGTCGTCGGGTCCGTCCCCGTCCTCGGCGACCTCTTCGACGCCTACTGGAAGGCGAACCTGCGGTCGACCCGCCTCCTCGAAGCGCGCCTCGCCGACCCCGCGAGCGCCGCCGCCGACCGCCGGTATCTGCGCCGGCTGGCCGCCGTCGTCGTCGTCCTCACGCTCGTCGTCGCCGCCGTCCTCGTCACCCTCGCGTGGTGGCTCGTGCGCACCCTCGGTGTGTCCGGATAG
- a CDS encoding formate/nitrite transporter family protein — translation MAGPNSDAVSDDDSAHDHEDDVLADQLSTDEVYQRVVADADHEITSGTRELFFSALAAGFAITVTFLLYASVTATAETKIVGVLLYPLGFIYIIIGGYQLYTENTLPPVALTLERLASIPTLFRHWLIVLAGNFLGGGLGALALAYGGVFDDATAAVALGFAEKGIATPASALFVKAAFAGLIVAGVVWINFAARDTVSRLLVVYLAFLAIPMGNLFHVVVSFTEVVYLALVTGTNPVPALVGFVLPVLLGNTIGGVVLVTVVNYYQTSDRRLEIERFRNVRRLSLREWLAGSLAGRSYVPVIDTVEEIVRDPEAYRILVPIANPRTEAGVVRLACQLASSREKGKVHVVHVVQAPRRWSPDAERVQRDRISGESERLLEDARRIGANHDVALETSTVVTPRSFEEIFTLARRTSPDLVVMDWDREGLWSSARAERPLVELTNRLPCDFLVANDRGLDPSRILLPTAGGPDSDLNAEVARVLREVANAEVELLHVVDDAADERAGEAFLRDWAADHGLDDAAITVDSGDVEPAIARAATDSTMLMLGATEQGLLSRLVHNSLHLDVVNDVDCSVLLAERPSERSIRERLFGSPSRDRHPAAAFRGRADAAEPREETDG, via the coding sequence ATGGCCGGCCCGAACTCCGACGCGGTGTCCGACGACGACTCCGCCCACGACCACGAGGACGACGTGCTCGCCGACCAGCTGTCCACCGACGAGGTGTACCAGCGGGTCGTCGCCGACGCCGACCACGAGATCACGTCCGGGACGCGCGAGCTGTTTTTCAGCGCGCTCGCCGCCGGGTTCGCGATCACCGTCACCTTCCTGCTGTACGCCTCGGTGACGGCGACGGCCGAGACCAAAATCGTGGGCGTCCTGCTGTACCCGCTGGGGTTCATCTACATCATCATCGGCGGCTACCAGCTCTACACCGAGAACACCCTCCCGCCGGTGGCGCTGACCCTGGAACGGCTGGCCTCGATTCCCACGCTCTTTCGCCACTGGCTGATCGTGCTCGCGGGCAACTTCCTCGGCGGCGGGCTGGGGGCACTGGCGCTGGCCTACGGCGGGGTGTTCGACGACGCCACCGCGGCAGTCGCGCTCGGGTTCGCGGAGAAAGGCATCGCCACCCCCGCGAGCGCCCTGTTCGTCAAGGCCGCCTTCGCCGGGCTGATCGTCGCCGGCGTGGTCTGGATCAACTTCGCCGCCCGCGACACCGTCTCCCGACTGCTGGTCGTCTACCTGGCCTTCCTCGCCATTCCCATGGGCAACCTGTTTCACGTGGTGGTCTCGTTCACCGAGGTGGTCTATCTGGCGCTCGTCACCGGCACCAATCCGGTGCCCGCGCTGGTCGGGTTCGTCCTGCCAGTCCTGCTGGGTAACACGATCGGTGGGGTGGTGTTGGTGACCGTCGTCAACTACTACCAGACCTCCGACCGGCGCCTGGAGATCGAGCGGTTTCGGAACGTCCGCCGGCTCTCGCTCCGGGAGTGGCTGGCCGGCTCGCTGGCCGGCCGGTCGTACGTCCCGGTGATCGACACCGTCGAGGAGATCGTCCGCGACCCGGAGGCGTACCGAATTCTGGTGCCTATCGCCAACCCCCGCACCGAAGCCGGCGTGGTTCGGCTGGCCTGCCAGCTCGCCAGCAGCCGCGAGAAAGGGAAGGTTCACGTCGTCCACGTCGTGCAGGCGCCGCGGCGGTGGTCCCCCGACGCCGAGCGCGTCCAGCGGGACCGGATCAGCGGCGAATCCGAGCGGCTTCTGGAGGACGCCCGCCGGATCGGCGCCAACCACGACGTCGCGCTGGAGACGTCGACGGTCGTCACCCCACGCTCCTTCGAGGAGATATTCACCCTCGCCCGGCGGACGAGCCCCGATCTGGTGGTGATGGACTGGGACCGCGAGGGGCTGTGGAGCTCCGCCCGCGCCGAGCGGCCGCTGGTCGAGTTGACCAACCGACTGCCCTGTGACTTCCTCGTCGCCAACGACCGCGGGCTCGACCCGTCGCGAATCCTGTTGCCGACCGCCGGCGGCCCCGACTCCGATCTGAACGCGGAGGTCGCCCGGGTGCTCCGGGAGGTCGCGAACGCGGAGGTCGAACTCCTCCACGTCGTCGACGACGCGGCCGACGAACGCGCCGGCGAGGCGTTCCTCCGCGACTGGGCCGCCGACCACGGGCTGGACGACGCGGCCATCACCGTCGACTCCGGCGACGTCGAGCCGGCCATCGCCCGCGCGGCCACCGACAGCACGATGCTCATGCTCGGGGCGACCGAACAGGGGCTGCTCTCCCGGCTGGTCCACAACTCGCTCCATCTGGACGTCGTCAACGACGTGGACTGTTCGGTGTTGCTGGCCGAACGCCCGTCCGAGCGGTCGATCCGCGAGCGGCTGTTCGGATCGCCGTCCAGGGACCGCCACCCCGCGGCGGCGTTCCGGGGCCGTGCCGACGCCGCCGAACCGAGGGAGGAGACGGACGGGTGA
- a CDS encoding CPBP family intramembrane glutamic endopeptidase: MVSSSLPFDDSTVSALQAVVAALVVSGLGLGAGVALVVGLSLLLVGLGLNPSPLTLLVISLVSIQGVAFGGVALLYLRFRGRPVTSVGLRLPSVRDLLIVVAGYATAFIAAITGAIVISVTGAPAGENQVAEFASTDPSVLLWLIPASFLLIGPGEELLFRGIVQGRLRETFDRVPGVVLASALFAAVHFAALTGGTGGRLVTITVLFFPALVFGTVYELTDNLVVPALVHGAYNATLFAFAYLAIRLSESGGLPEPGAGTEMLSLLPV; encoded by the coding sequence ATGGTCTCGTCCTCGCTCCCGTTCGACGATTCGACGGTGTCCGCTCTCCAGGCCGTCGTCGCCGCGCTCGTAGTCTCCGGACTCGGTCTCGGCGCGGGCGTCGCCCTCGTCGTCGGCCTCTCGTTGCTCCTAGTCGGTCTCGGTCTGAACCCCTCGCCGCTCACCCTCCTCGTGATATCGCTCGTCTCGATTCAGGGCGTCGCGTTCGGCGGCGTCGCCCTTCTCTATCTCCGCTTTCGCGGTCGCCCCGTCACGAGCGTCGGCCTCCGACTCCCCTCGGTGCGCGACCTCCTGATCGTCGTCGCGGGCTACGCGACGGCCTTCATCGCCGCCATCACCGGGGCCATCGTCATCAGCGTCACGGGCGCCCCGGCGGGCGAGAACCAGGTCGCCGAGTTCGCGAGCACCGACCCCTCCGTCCTGCTGTGGCTGATCCCCGCCTCCTTCCTCCTCATCGGGCCGGGCGAGGAACTGCTCTTTCGGGGCATCGTCCAGGGACGGCTCCGCGAGACGTTCGACCGCGTCCCCGGCGTCGTCCTCGCGAGCGCGCTCTTCGCCGCCGTCCACTTCGCCGCCCTGACCGGCGGCACCGGCGGACGCCTCGTCACCATCACGGTTCTCTTTTTCCCCGCCCTCGTCTTCGGCACCGTCTACGAACTCACCGACAACCTCGTCGTCCCCGCGCTTGTCCACGGTGCGTACAACGCGACGCTGTTTGCCTTCGCTTACCTCGCCATCCGGCTCTCGGAGTCGGGGGGGCTCCCGGAGCCGGGAGCCGGCACCGAGATGCTCTCGCTGCTTCCCGTCTGA